The following nucleotide sequence is from Ferruginibacter lapsinanis.
TAGGAATGAAGCAATTTATATTGAAGTATGTTTTCAGTAAATCAAGTATATGCATTCGTTACCTATAGATTCAGATACTTTTTAGCAATTTGATTCATTCGTTGTTAGTAGAATTTATATCATAATATAGGGGATAAGATTCTATAGCTTTTTTTTCAGAGGTATTGTAAAACTAAATGTACTGCCTTTGCCTTGCTCACTTTCTACAAAGAGGGCGCCACCGTTTTTGATAGCAAAATCTTTACAGAAATAAAGACCTAAGCCAGTGCCCGATTCATCAAGTGTTCCCTTAGTGCTTACCTCAAGACCATTGCGGATCTTCTTTAAATTTTCTTCAGAAATTCCACGCCCCGTATCTTTTACAGATATTGTATCAAAAAAATCATTCTTTTCTGAGTATATAAAAATATCACCCCCCATATCAGTGAATTTTATTGCATTCGAAATAAGATTTCTTAAAATCACTTTCACAGATCGTTCATTTGCAAAAATTATCCTGGAATCGTTTATTTGGTTGTGCAGTGTTATTCGTTTTGAACTGGCTGCCCCTATATAAGCATGACATACCTCTTCAGTAATATCTTTTAAACTCAAATACTCTTTTTCCAACTCCTGATGTGTTCGTTGAGCCTTTGACCAGCATAGCATGTCTTCAAAAAGATCATTTAGATAACGAACGTTTTCTTCAATGTCAGGTAAATATTCAAGAATGGTTTCTTTTGATATTTTTTCCTTGGAATATGAGGTGAGCATATTTTTTATTGCCACTAACGGAACTCTGATGTCGTGAGAAAGAATAGTGACGACCTTATTCTGAAATTCAGTTGACTCAGCTAATGATTTATTTTTGAGCGCTAATTCGATAATACCTCTTATATATCCAAGAATGAAATAAAACGGGATAAAGAAAATGCAGAAATTTAATATCAAAAGACCGATCTGGTATGTAGGAGAAGTTGTTGTGTTTAAGATCTCCCTGATTCCAATCATAAGGCCGGTCAAAGCAGTAAAAGTGTAAGAGATTATTATATAGCTTCTTTTTTGAAGAATAAAAAAACCAACTATACCATAAGCAACTTCAAAAAGTACCAGGTAAGTCATTTGCTCATATAAACCAACTAAAATAATGCTAACTGGCATACAGTAAAAA
It contains:
- a CDS encoding sensor histidine kinase is translated as MTLKLWNNNFYLAKEQLYSLKKNGLNIFEQLNHIVILMSCLKLISAIIENNQLRHSYLALFVYLLPLLLSTGTHFLLAKKRFTACFILSFYCMPVSIILVGLYEQMTYLVLFEVAYGIVGFFILQKRSYIIISYTFTALTGLMIGIREILNTTTSPTYQIGLLILNFCIFFIPFYFILGYIRGIIELALKNKSLAESTEFQNKVVTILSHDIRVPLVAIKNMLTSYSKEKISKETILEYLPDIEENVRYLNDLFEDMLCWSKAQRTHQELEKEYLSLKDITEEVCHAYIGAASSKRITLHNQINDSRIIFANERSVKVILRNLISNAIKFTDMGGDIFIYSEKNDFFDTISVKDTGRGISEENLKKIRNGLEVSTKGTLDESGTGLGLYFCKDFAIKNGGALFVESEQGKGSTFSFTIPLKKKL